TCTCCAAAAATATATAATCGAAGCATACTCCCCCTATAGAGCTCAATTTTAGAGTAATAAAACGGAAGTACTATCGTACCGTCTTCATCCAGTAATCCGTATAAATTATTTTTTTTAGCCAGATAATGACCATCTCCTAACTTCTCTAAATAGTCGAAATCAAAACCAATAACATTCTTTCTCCTTTTATCTATAACACCATATTTACTCTTCCTGGAAACGATAGCCACACCATTATCAAATGCGCTTGCATAATCATAAATATAAGAGGTCCAAAGTGAAACGTCTTTGGTTACGTATCCCCACTTTCCTCTCTTCGAAACCGGCACCGGAAAATCAACTACCTCTCCAACTTCTTCAAAGATATCCGGAAACACCTTTTTACCAAGAGAATCAACTACTCCGTATTTCCCCCTGTATTTCGTTTTAGCATATCCTCTGCAATACTTAGTCTCCACTGTATCACCTTTGAACCTATAAAACCTGTCTGATGTTATTTTTTCTCCGTCGAGCTTTCTGTAACCATATTTTTCACCACTAAATACAGCATATTTACCTTCACTCTCTTCTCCTATATATCTGTACTTATAAGAAATAACAGTATCTAATTTCGGTAAAGAGATCAGACCGTACTTAGACTCACTGTTCATTACCCTAAACTGCTTGTCGTATCCTTTCAAAATTCTTTTATACTCTAGCGGTAAAACAATATTTCCGGTAGAGTCAATTACACCATATAATATCTGTTTTACAATTTCCGCATCATCAGCTAAGGAATCGGTAACAGAATCATTAACATCACCGGTGACCATATGTTTCCCAACAATTGAAAAACCATTACTAAACTCTTCGGCATAATCAAATTCCGCCCCATTAAACAACTTCTCACCATTAAGATTATGGAAGATATACTTCTTACTGACGGATTGTTTTACCAATATCACTCCATTATTTGGAGTAGATATATAACTGTAATTGAAGCCCAGAATCTCTCTACCCCTTTTATCTATTAAGGCAATAGAATCACCCTTTACAACATGAGCTACTCCTTCTATAAAATCGGTTCCGTCATCATATATAAAATCAATTACCTTCTCACCTTTCTTATTTATATAACCTACATAATCTTCATTTGCAACAAGTGCCATCTCATTGCTGAAATCATTTTCAAATTCGTATTCAGGATTAATTCTAACTTCCCCCTTAGAGTCTACATATCCCCATTTCCCTTTAATAACAACTCTATGCAAATCCAAATCCCTCATAACTCTGGATTCAGTAAGCATATCAGGATATGGAAATTCATGATAATTTTCTATAAACTCATGCATTTCATTATCATTAAAATCTGTAAAAGACAGAATAAATATGTTCTTCCATGCTTCTGCAACATATGGGTTATCCGGAAAGTTTTTCCTAAACCGGTTATAACTTTCCAAAGTTTGATCCTCAGTTGACAGTTCATATATTTTTCTCCGGGCTTCTACCACAAAAGAATTATCAGGGTACGTATTTACAAAATCAACATAGCTCTGCAAACTCCCATTTCCGGCTTTCTCCTCAAATAACATTTCTTCATATTCCGACTTTGCCTTTTTCGCTCTGGGATCGTCAGGATAAGTAGTGTAAAACTCCCGGTAACTTTGAATACTTCCTACTGAATCAGCAAGTTCAAAAGCCAGATCGTTTCTCGATTTTTTCACATCATCAATATCCTCATAAGATGGATAATCATCGATAAAATCATTTATAACAATAATATTACGACTCCCTTTAACTTCACCCCATAAAGCCGAAATTACATCGTTTTTATGCTTCGAAATCTGTAAGGAATCAATATAAAATTTCAAGAGAAATTCTTTCTTCTTTTTACTTGCTTCCCCATAAGTAAGTTCAGCATTTTCAATATACATATAGGCATTATCCAAATTATGAAATGGATTATCGTTCCTGTAATAAATCATACTCAACCCATAGCTTGCAGCAGTTGGTTCCCGCTTCAACGATGACTCAAATAATGATTTAGCCTTAAAATAATCAAAAACATTTAAAGCCTCATACGCCTTGTCTATTTTACCTGCAAAAAGCCCTACAGAAATAAAAATAAATACAACTCCTGCAGTTACCGTTTTTCCTAACATATATAACTAAATAAAAACTCCCCGAAAACATTGGCTAACGGGGAGTCACTTTTTATGAATTCAACTATAAAGAATTTATCTTCTCTACTAACTCCTCTGCTTTTTCTTCTACTTCCCTACTCAACAATCCAAAATATTTCTTTGAATCATCAATATCTCTCTTGTTTATTTTCACCATTAAATCATCGTAATACTCTACAGCTTCATCAACTATTTTATTTGCTCCTGCATCATCTTTTTCAGGATTTACCAACATCCACAAATAACATTCATCTATTAAATCTCCAAAAAGATAATTTACATTCTTCTTTAATATTCTCTTACTGGCCATAATTGTTCTATTTTCTATTTTATACAAATGTAGTAATTATATGAAGTTTTCGTTCTTATTATTATAATTTTATGAAGCTAATCCCGCTATCCACTTATACTCCTCAAAAAAGCCACAATTCACAATAACCATAAGTATATCTTTTTTTTCAAAAAAGCTCCCTTATGGCTTTGTTCATTTATGCCTTTTTCTGTGGGGTAACGTTTCTATCGGGGCTACCCCTACAAAACTTACCATTTCAAACATATAACAGATATCAAATTTTAAAATACAAGGTCAAATATTGAAAAATACAAAATTAGAAAGCAAAACAATCAATACACTTTTCATTTTAAAATTTATAAATACATTTGTACAAATTATACTTAACGATGCTTAGAGCAAAAAACATAGCTAAAAAACACTCAACACGCCAATCATGGATGTGTCAAATGTCTATGCTATCAATCCAGGGCTCTGATATTAATGTTTCCAATTCATTTAAGAAGCCTAATAAAGCACTAATCGAGGAAGATATTTTTTAGTAAAAAATAAAATATTCAAATAATCAAAGGTGCTTTTTCTAACAGGGAAAGCACCTTTTTTTTTAAAATCAATTAAACAATAGAAAGATGATCACAAAAATGCAAAATCAGTCAAAATCCACAAAAAGAGCAATAACAGGTAAATGTAATTCAAAACGTAATTACCGACTTCTTAAACTACCCGATTTACCATTATTAATATTATAAATAACAAAAAAAGGCATCCACATGAAATAAGCATAAATTTCATGTAACCTTAAAAAACAATTTATCCACATGAAAACGATAAGAAATACTAAAAAGGACAAATACTTCAGAATAAGAAAAAGAGACCTCAACTCTAATGGCGAAATTTTTCCGCATATTTTGCTCGAGCAAATGGAAAATGCTTTAACTACTCCAGTAAAGGATATTGAAAGAAACTACAACCTAAGCGCAAAAAGATCCAGCAGTATTTATAAAGTTGATATTATCGGCGGAGCAAATACCGGCGACGAACTTAGGATCCACACTCAACTTGGGAAGTTCGATGCTAAAACTGCTGTATACCATATACAAGTGGTAAAAAAAGACAAAAGGAACAAACAATCAATCGTCTGCAAAGCATCATTCTCATATAAACTAGAAAACAATTTAGCAATTCAAAAAATTGCATCCTGATATATATAAAAAGGTCGTCCAACATAATTGCAGGACGACCTTTCACTTTATACGATTTAACAACTAGTTTCCTCGTGTATATTTCACCATTTCTTCATCAAAAGCTTGCTTAAACTTCTCGTAACTGTAACCGGCTTTAAAAATTTCATCTTTCGAAAGAGTTTCATTATAAGCATCCACCAGTTCATAACCTGATAATTCAATTGCCACGTAATACTTATACTTACCTGTACTTTCTACTTTTGTTTGTTTTTCGCAAATTTGACTAACGTCTCTTAACTCCCGATCTACTATAGCTCTGGTATGTTGTTCGAAATGCTCAAGGGCCAATTCCTTATTATTTATCCCTGACGACTTTATATAATTACCTCCAACAGTTTGCATAACTGAATTAACATCTCCTGCCAACTGTGCTTTGGCATTCGACAAAGCTTTTTTACGCGCAGTCATCTGATCTAAACTCTCTCCCGAAGCAGAACCTCTAAAATCCTTATCGGCAGAGAAAAACTCAGATCCGCTACAAGGTAAATTTGCCACAACCTCATCTTTTGTACTTGGCTCCGCCTCATATTTAGTGGATGATGGCGTTGTTGCCTTTTTGCTACCACAACCGGTAA
This genomic window from Bacteroidota bacterium contains:
- a CDS encoding WG repeat-containing protein translates to MLGKTVTAGVVFIFISVGLFAGKIDKAYEALNVFDYFKAKSLFESSLKREPTAASYGLSMIYYRNDNPFHNLDNAYMYIENAELTYGEASKKKKEFLLKFYIDSLQISKHKNDVISALWGEVKGSRNIIVINDFIDDYPSYEDIDDVKKSRNDLAFELADSVGSIQSYREFYTTYPDDPRAKKAKSEYEEMLFEEKAGNGSLQSYVDFVNTYPDNSFVVEARRKIYELSTEDQTLESYNRFRKNFPDNPYVAEAWKNIFILSFTDFNDNEMHEFIENYHEFPYPDMLTESRVMRDLDLHRVVIKGKWGYVDSKGEVRINPEYEFENDFSNEMALVANEDYVGYINKKGEKVIDFIYDDGTDFIEGVAHVVKGDSIALIDKRGREILGFNYSYISTPNNGVILVKQSVSKKYIFHNLNGEKLFNGAEFDYAEEFSNGFSIVGKHMVTGDVNDSVTDSLADDAEIVKQILYGVIDSTGNIVLPLEYKRILKGYDKQFRVMNSESKYGLISLPKLDTVISYKYRYIGEESEGKYAVFSGEKYGYRKLDGEKITSDRFYRFKGDTVETKYCRGYAKTKYRGKYGVVDSLGKKVFPDIFEEVGEVVDFPVPVSKRGKWGYVTKDVSLWTSYIYDYASAFDNGVAIVSRKSKYGVIDKRRKNVIGFDFDYLEKLGDGHYLAKKNNLYGLLDEDGTIVLPFYYSKIELYRGSMLRLYIFGEYQYFDLNTNSFIYGVLPKDEDKKE